CAAGATTATCTAAATGAATGATACCCACAATAATTTTTTCTTGCTGATACCGAATAGCTAGCTCTTTATATTCAGTTACATCAGTAAAATACAGTAAACGTTCTTCAGGGCGAATTAATACCTCATAAATTCGCTCACCAAAGGTAAAATCCAGTTTCTTCTGTTCTGCTTTCCATTCAAGCGCAGGAAATACTTCAGCTAATTCTTTTCCGATCAAATTATCCATATTGGTCATTTGTTGCATATAAGGATTCGTCCACTCAACTTCTCGATCCTCATTAAACAGCAGTATCCCAATGGGCATTTCCTGTAATACGCCCTCGCTTGCCTTCTTAACTCGATGATTAATAGTGGCAATATACATTTTTAAGTCTTGCTGAAATCTCTTTTCAATTTGAAGCGTGGCTAATATGAGACCGATAATGCACACTATCCCTATCGCGCCATATATCCAGTGATATAACGTCAAGATGGCGACAAGCACTAAGCTAAAACTTAAAGCTAAAACCATATGTAAGCCATACCAACGTTTAAACAGGAACTTGGGCATTTACTCAGCTCCTCTTCACTTTCTACTCTCAAGTCTTGTACGTAATCGTATGCCCAAATCAAGCAATCCCACGAATCCTAATACGGTAGCCAACAATAATACTACCCCGCCTATAGTAAGTATAGTAGCTAGGATGAGAAAAATAAATACTCCAGCAAAGACATATGGGAAGCGCCATTTGCTCTTATATTTATCAACAACGAATGCTACAAACCCTAACCCCTGAATGAAAAAGAGGAATTGTAGAGCATAAAATAAGTTAAATAACAAAGAACCACTCGTCGTTTGACCCATTGTATTTCTATTGAAGAGCATGAACAGCAACGTTACCACATAAAAAAAGAGAAGTGATCTCGGTAACTGCCATTCTCGTATAGGTGGCAAAGCTGGAATTTTAATGGACAGTCTTTTACAAATTAGTCGTGCAATCCAATGAATAATCGTGGTAGATACAAAGCTACCAAACATAATGATAAACGGCAACAGGATGGTCATCATCTCAAATATATCCGTTATCAATTTTTTCCATGCCTCTACAGTATACTCTGGAGGTCTTAGCTCTAAAAGCTGCTGATTATTTAATACCATCTCTTTACCTTGATGAAACTGCTGAACAATATCAATACCTATAAGCTTCGATGAGACATACACTAAAAATACATAAGACAGCGCTTTAACAATAGAACCTGCAAAAATACCTGGAAATGCTCGATTGGTATTCTTGTACGCATAGCCCATCGCCCAGCCCAACAGTACGGAAGATAGTGCAAAAATAATACCAATAATCGAGCTAATGATCAGTCCAAGCACAGCAAATGCTATCGATACGATAATCATTTGTTTACCTGTACGTCTCATCGCTAAAATAATGAACGGAATAGGCAACAAGAAAGAGAATACGCCAGATAGAGGAGTTGTCAGGCCTAAAAAGAGAAATACGCCTGCAATTCCCAGTAACAAAGCACTTTCTGCTAGTTGTTTTGTTCGATTAGGCAAAAAGGAGCGACTCCCCTCTTATAAATATGGAAAAAGAGGGGCCACGCTCTGTGCCCCCCTTTGACTTTATTGATTCTATTCAGCCGTATATGGCAGCAACGCTACTTGACGAGCGCGTTTAATAGCGATTGTCAATCTACGTTGGTATTTAGCAGAAGTACCAGTTACACGACGAGGTAAGATTTTACCACGCTCACTGATGAACTTCTTAAGAAGATCAGTGTCTTTATAATCGATCTTTTTAATCTTATTAACAGTAAAGTAGCAAACTTTACGGCGTTTATTAGGACGTCCTTTACGTGCCATGAGAGTCCCTCCTTTTCAAGTTATGATAGTTTACATACGATCTAGAACTTAACTAGAAAGGCAAATCATCATCTGAGATGTTAATCGGCTTTCCAGAATCGGCGAAGGGGTCATTAAATGAATCGTTATTACCTTTGGAAGCCGGACGTGTACCACCATAGCTTGGACCAGGGTCATAGCCGGTGTTTCCTTCACTCGCTTCACGTGAGCTTAGGAACTGCACGTTATCTGCAACAACTTCTGTTACGTACACTCTTTTACCCTCTTTATTATCATAGCTTCTGGTTTGTAAACGACCTTCTACGGCAGCTTTTCTACCTTTACGGAGATAGTTTGCACAAAGATCGGCCAATTGACGCCATGCTACAATATTGATAAAGTCCGTTTCCTTTTCGCCACCGGCTCCAGAATAAGGACGATTTATCGCTAAGGTAAAGGTCGTTACCGCAACACCATTGGGCGTATAACGCAATTCAGGGTCCTTTGTTAAGTTTCCAATTAGAATAACACGATTTAGCATAAGACTCCCTCCCCGCGACAACGATTATTGATCTTCTCTTACGAAAAGGAAACGAATAACGTCGTCGTTAATTTTCATCAAACGCTCAGTTTCAGTAACAACTTCAGCGTTAGCTTTAAAGTTCATCAAAACGTAGAAACCATCCTTGAACTTTTGGATTTCATAAGCAAGACGACGCTTACCCATTTCTTGAAGCTTGGTGATTTCTCCACCATTGTTAGTCACGACTTCGCTATAACGAGCTACATTCGCTTTCACTTTCTCTTCTTCAAGGTCTGGACGCAATACGTACATTACTTCATATTGACGCATACCTTCTTCACCTCCTTTTGGACTAGCGGCCCTTTTAAAAAAAGGACAAGGAGCGAGTGCTAATGAAACCTACTAGAGGCACCCATTTCCATACTCGCATTTAAGCATTATAACAAACCATTAGGGACAAATCAAGAGATTACACGTTGAAACGGAAATGAATAACGTCGCCATCTTTTACCACGTATTCTTTACCTTCCAAGCGATATTTCCCTTTTTCACGAGCAGCATTCACATTGCCCGCCTCTACTAAATCATTATAAGCCACTACTTCAGCACGAATAAATCCACGCTCAAAGTCTGTATGAATAACACCAGCAGCTTGAGGAGCCTTAGTTTCTTGACGAATCGTCCATGCGCGTACCTCTTGAACCCCAGCGGTGAAATACGTAATCAAACCAAGCAAGGAATAAGCAGCGCGGATCAAGCGATCAAGACCTGATTCTTGCAGGCCTAGCTCTTCTAGGAACATTTCCTTGTCTTCGCCTTCCAATTCAGCAATTTCAGATTCTACTTTAGCACTGATAATGACTACTTCAGCGCCTTCAGCTTCAGCATGCTTGCGAACTGCTTGTACATGTGGATTCTCGTCAGCAGTATGAATGCCGTCTTCCGCTACATTACAAACATACAGCATTGGTTTAATTGTCAACAGGTGCAGGTCACGAATGATTTTAAGCTCATCTTCTGTTAGCTCAACGCCACGTGCTGCTTGACCTTCTTCAAAAGCGGCTTTTAATTTTTCTAATACCTCAAGCTCTACTTTTGCCTCTTTATCCCCTGACTTCGCTTTGCGCCCCATACGGTCAATCCGGCGAGCAACAGAATCTAAGTCAGCAAATACCAATTCCAAATTAATGGTTTCGATATCGCTTAGTGGATCTACCTTACCTGCAACGTGTACAATGTTCTGATCTTCAAAACAACGTACCACCTGTGCAATCGCATCTACTTCACGAATATGGGCCAAAAATTGGTTCCCCAATCCTTCCCCTTTGCTCGCTCCTTTAACCAAACCAGCAATATCCACGAATTCAAAAGCGGTAGGTACAACTTTGTTTGGAACAACGATCTCTGTTAATTTGTTTAAACGTTGATCAGGTACTTCAACGATACCAACGTTAGGATCAATGGTACAGAAAGGATAGTTTGCAGATTCAGCACCCGCTTGTGTAATCGCATTAAATAAGGTAGATTTACCAACATTCGGAAGACCTACAATTCCAACGCTCGAACCCATATATATATACACTCCTTATTTTCCGAAATAGAACATGCTCTCTAGTATAAAGACTTACTGGTTATAATACAATCATAACCGCTTCCAATCTTTAATAGAAAGAGTTCCCACAATAAGAACTTAAATTGTTTGTTCATATTCCTTTAATAACTTATAAAAGTCGTCTTTATTAATAGAGTTTCTTTAAAAATGTACAGCAGTAATGGCACACCTTTTCCATTTCTTTTTTTACTCTCTAAGTTATGCTCCTTAGTTCTACACAAGCGTACTGCCAAACTGGATCATTAAAGAAAGTGTTTCGTGAGTAATTACCATGCTCTCACCCCCTTCCTTTTGGGGATGAGCCGACCGCCAACGAGGAGCACCGATCTATTGTATTAAGAAATTTATAACAGCAAATTTTTAAAAACCAAATGGCCCAACAAATGCAAAATTAAAGCTTCTAAGAAAAATGATATACTGCTTAATATAACTATTTCCTCTAATTGGAATTGCATTTGTTTTTTGGTATACTTTCCCTGATATGTAAGATTTGTTTTTTAATTAACTACGTTAAGGAGGCGTTCTATTACGATGATTAAAAAGAATACAATCTTGTATAATATGTTTTTCTTTTTCCTGCCCCTTTATCTACTGTATATTTTTCTAAATACAGAGCGTTTGCATAGCCAGTACTTTGAGATAAGATTGATTCCGTTTGAAAAAATCATAGATTTCATTACCCACTTTGAAACATTTAATCGCTATGAATTACTAGGAAAAATCCTACTTTACATTCCTATTGGGATTCTTATACCTCTGTTATTTAGCTCAATAAACAACATGTTAAGAACTTTCTTGTTTACCCTAACCCTCAGCTTTTTAATGAATTCAGTTAAAATAGTATCTCAGGCTGGTTTCTTTGAAATCGATGATATCATACTTAATGTAATAGGTGGTGTGATAGGATTCGTATTTGTTAAAGGCTTGTTTTCTCTTAAAGAAATCTTGTTTAAAACTAATGAATCTCACAAAGAAAGCCGACTGCAACTTTAAGCAGCCGGCTTTTTCTTAATTTATTTTCGAGCGACGATTACAATATTACCTTTTGCTGTAGTACCATCGTTACCTTTACTTAATAAGAAATAGTACTTACCAGGTCCTATATTTATAAATTCATCGGAATCAGAACCGTTTAATTTCATTTTTACTCTCCCAATATAGCTCTCTGAAATTCCACCCACACGATAAAGCTCCATAGTAAAGTGAGGTAAATCGGTGTCTGGTGTATCGGTATTTGTGTAAATATAAATACTATTGTAGCCAGATTCTAAAGTAAACTTATCTGTAGCAACATCTTCTTTTTTAAATTTAAAATCTAAATTATAGTCCATTTGCCAGAATGCTGTAACAACTTCCTCTAACAAAGCTTCGTCTGCACTAGCAAATTCAGTAATATTATCTTCTACTTCTTCACCTGCTCTTGCTTTTGCCTCTCTAGCTTTTTCTAATTCTACTTCTGTAGCAATATGCGTTGACAAACGAATACTATTTTCGCTTATTTCTAGCCCGCTCTTTGTTTTCTCTTCAAATGCAAAGCTGACTGTCGGAATAGTTAAAATCGATGCTAAGCAAGATAAAGCAATGATACTTTTAAACACCTTTTTCAAAATAAGCAACCCCTTGAAATAGAATATTTTTTTTCAATTAATTATATTCAATAATTACAATATTTGTAAATTAATTCCCAATATACAGCAAATTTTTATTCTATTTCCATTTATTACTTCTAAATACAAATAGTTGATACCTTGATAACTTATTGAATTGGATTAAAAGTTTATATCTTGTAAACTATGTAACGAATTAAAGCTCTTACGGAATCATTTGATTACTCTGCTAAAGTCGTAAAAAGAAAATCAACTGAGGCGCTGCAAGAAGAATTAGAGGCTCGACTAGAGAACATGGAAAAACGATCACAAAGACAAATTGAAGCTTGGGAGAAAGAATTAATTACTGACGAGGATTTAGTTAATTCAAAAAAACGAATTGAAAAATAAAGAAAAGAAATACTTGAAGCCCTACAACCGATCTATTGTAACAAGAAAATTATAACAGTTAATCAAAAAAATCCAAGCAGGTTGCTAGAAATAAAAAAAAGCGTTTTCGAGGAAACTCTCTCTAAACTATTAAGATTGCAACATAAAAAACGCACCCTTGAGGTGCGCTTTTTTATTCTAACTATCTAGGAATATTGCCATGCGGGTTTCTAAATTTTGATATCACGATACTATTACCAAAATTATCAGTTGCTAAAGTTGCAGTGAAAAGATCTGTGCGTGTCAGACCGATTTCTTTGAACTTATACACTTTGGCGTTATTCCAAGTCCAAATTTCCCCTTGTTTGCTTGGGGGAATATTCACAGTGAAGGTGTCTTTATAGACTTCCTTGTTAGACCATTCTTTACCCACTTCAGCTGCGAAAGCCTTTTTAAATTCCCCTCCTACTTTAATTGATGTCTTAGAGTACGAATCCCTTTCAACCACCCGAACCCATTCAAAATCCTTTTTTGTTCTATTTTCAGTGTAGTCAACTTTATAATCAAATTTTATAGTTCCAACATATTCAGCAAATTCGTATGTATCCATTAATGATGGTTGGATACCTTTACTTTTTTTATCGTTGTTAGTATTTTGTTCCCTGATGAGAGTTTCTTTTGTAAATCCATTTTGCTCCATAAATTTTTGTGCCTTTTCAGGGTCATCAATATAAATAACAGGTACTGTCTGTCCCTTTTCGCTTGTGATGTATTCAATCTTATCTGGTATGATACTGCTATCACTTAATGAAACAGGTAAATCATTTGCTTGGACATTGGTACTTGTCCAAGGAATGGTGACTCCGATAGATAGTACAGCCACTAAGGATAACGCTGCTAGCCTTTTCATGATACTTATTCCTCCATTGTTGTAAAATTTAAACATTTTATATAATAGCATACAATTATTGGATATTCTATATTGATTGTAGTATTTTAAATATATTCAATTGTCAGGTTGAACCATATGTATTTAGGAGGTAGCAAATCCATGTTTAAAGTAGGTATTGCTTTTCTTTTCGGAGCGTTCACTCATTTATTTTTAGCTATGATTTGGGCAGAATACTACGAGTTAGCAGAGGCTAAGATAACTAATTCCTTCATCACGCATCATTTAGATTCTTTCTATACGCTTTTTTACTGGGAATTGGCGATAAGTGCCGTAATAATTCTGCTCTCTTTCTTTATCAAGAAGGAGCCTAAGTAAAAAAATAGTCCAAACTACAAATTTACGTATACTTTTTATGACTGAGATCGCCTAATACTATTGTAGGCGGTCTTTTTCTTATTCATCCAACATAGTGACTCAATATATTAAATGGATTAAGAGTCTATATCTTGTAAACTATTTAACGAATACGTCAGGAGGTGCAGCAGTATGAAAGTAGCGATATACATTCGTGTTTCTACAGATGAACAAGCCAAGGAAGGCATTTCGCTTGAAGAACAACAGGAACGCCTTGTAGCTTACTGCAAAGCTAATGGATGGAAAGATTACACCCTATACATAGATGATGGCTATAGCGCCAAGACAACGACCCCTCCTGAGTTCCAAAGAATGATGGGGGATATTTTTATTAGGGGGCTAAAAGAATAGAAATCGTCGTCACGACGAAAATAGACCGTCTGACGAGGCGTTTGATTGACTTACTCAGTTTCATTGAGGAACTTGATAAATATGATTGTCATTTTAAGTCCTCTACAGAGTCATTTGACACCAGTACACCGGTTGATCGAATGGTCTCACAGTTACTAGGGGTTTTCGCAGAATTTGAACGTGAGCGTAATGCAGAGCGAGTCAAAGACAATGTGGTTCATATGGCTAAGTTTATGGATCAACGTAAAGGTAAAGCTATATCACGCGCTTGCTATGGTTACGATATTGTGGACAAAATGTACGTAGTCAATCCTGAGGAAGCAGCCGTTGTACAAGAAATGGCAGAGATGGTCCTCCAGGGTATAGGTAGCCGTCGAATAGCTGTATCTCTAAACGAACGTGGCATTCCAACCAAGTCTGGCTCTCAATGGTATGACCGAGTAATTAGAGAGTTATTACGTAGAGAGACACTAATTGGAACTTTTGTTTGGAATAAGACGACTACTAAGGGGAAAAAGGTAGTCCCTGTTCCGGAAGAGTAATGGATACGGCACTATGACCACCTCGAACCTATTTTATCTAAAGAAACATTCGAAGCTGTTCAGCAAGCTATGGACGCTAGGAAAGCATCTGGAGCAAATAAACATGTAGATAACAGTCGTTACTTGTTAAGTGAATTGTTACGTTGTGGTCACTGTGGTGGCCCTATGGTAGGACGAGTATTCACTCAACGGCCAACTAAGACTCATCCAAGTCCTAAAGTACGTTATGCGTATATTTGCAACGCATACGCTAAACAAGGTACTTGCTTCTACCATTACACCGACAGGGACCCGCTAGAAGCTACAGTAATCAATAAGATCAAGGCTCTTACGGAATCATTTGATTACTCTGCTAAAGTCGTAAAAAGAAAATCAACTGAGGCACTGCAAGAAGAATTAGAGGCTCGACTAGAAAACATTGAAAAACGATCACAAAGACAAATTGAAGCTTGGGAAAAAGAATTAATTACTGATGAAGATTTAGTCAATGCAAAAAAAACAAATTGAGAAGAGAAGAAAAGAAACACTCGAAGCCTTACAAAAACTAAAACAAGAAGACTCAGGTAACAGTATGGAAAAGTTGTCTTCCAAAGTAAAAAAATTATCCAGATGAATTGGATAGCCCAGATAGGTTGGTTGGCAAAAATGTAGCCTTATGAGACGTTTGGCAGACCTAAATTCCAACCCTCGTACCCATATATATACACTCCTTATAACCGCTTCCAATCTTTAATAGAAAGAGTTCCCACAATAAGAACTTACGTACTGAATAAAATCAAGGAAACGGATGTACACAAATACTGAAGTATTTACATTCGAAAGGTTATAAAAATTAGAGTCCTAGGTATATAGGACTCTCAGCGTGTAGACAAAATACCGAAAGGCATGGAGTTGCTAAAATAGTATGAAAACCCAACCAAAGCGATGCAAAAAAAGAAAACCCAGTTTATCTAGGTTTTCTTCTCCGATTCCTTTAACAATCTTTCCAATTCATCAAGTCTCTCCTTATATACCTTCATCGCATCCTCTATTGGCTTAGCGGTAGTCATATCTACTCCCGCCTCCTTCAAAACGCTGAGAGGAGGCTTAGAGCTCCCTAACGAAAGTAACGTCTTGATATAACGTTCTGCTTCTGGTTTTCCACCCTCCTCTACTTGTTTGGCTAGAGCTACAGATGCCGCAAAGCTTGTAGCATATTGATAGACATAAAAATTGTAAAAAAAATGAGGTACGCGTGCCCACTCCATGGCAATCTCTTGATCCATAACTACCTGCTTGCCATAATATTTTTTATTGATATCCAGATACATTTTTTTAAGGGTATCCGCTTGCAGTGCCTCACCGCGTTGGTCGGCCTCATACATAGCTTTCTCAAATTCAGCAAATTGAGTTTGACGGAATAAGGTTGTACGGAAATTTTCTAGGTTTTGCACGAGTAATGCCATTTTCTCTTGGTTTGTCTTGGCTTTTTTATATTGGCTCGTAAATAATAGATTTTCATTCATAGTGGAAGCAACCTCAGCAGTGAAGATCGGGTAACCCGATGTTATATAAGGTTGCGCCTTGTTTGTGTAATAAGATTGCATAGCATGCCCCAATTCATGGGCAATAGTTGAGACATCTCCCTTTAAACCTTGATAATTTAACAATACATAGGGATGGGTATCATAGGCACCCCATTGGTAAGCACCCGTTCTTTTATCGGGTGTAGAATATACATCTATCCAGCGATTATCAAATGCCCTTTTAATCACAGATACATACTCCTCACCAAGTGGTGTAAGCCCGTTTACAACCATCTCTTTTGCTTGCTCATAGGGGATATATTCGGTTTTTTGATCAATAAGAGGTACATATAAGTCATACATATGAAGCTCTGGTAATGAAAGAATCTCTTTACGTAGCTTGAGATAGCGCTCCAATAGTGGCAAGTTCTTATTTACAGTGGAAATTAGTTGATCATATACCTCTACAGGCACCTGATTCGGGGTAAGGCTAGCTTCCATAGCATTCTTATACTTTCTACTTGATGCATATAGGTTATTTGCTTTAATTTGTCCTGCTATCGTCTGGGCCAAGGTATCCTGATAATTCTCTAGTGTCCGATACATCGCTTGGTATGCGGCTTTTCTAACCTGCTGATCCTTGCTTTCCAAATAAGTAGCATAGTTTGTTCTGGTTAAAGGAACCATCTTACCAGTTTCGCCTTTTATGAGAGGCAGTGGAATGTCTTTGGATATCATCTTATAAATGTTTTCTGGCGTTTCCCCCAATGAAGAAAAGGAAGCCAACATCTGTTCCTGTTCTCTAGGAAGCATGTGCTGTTTTACGCGTATCGTTTCTTGAATAAATGGTTTGTAAGGGATTAGTTCTTGTGCCTGTAAAAACTGTTTCATCTTTTCATCGGGAATAGAAACAAGCTCTGGACCTACCCATGCGGTTCTTTCCTTGACATATACTCGGATTTTTTCAGCTTGGTTGACAATGGCCTGAGCACTTGGGTTAGCCGTCTGTATATCAAAATTGAGTGTGGCATACACATTCACCTTATCGAGTAAACGCATCAATTGACTATATGCTTCCATTCCTTGAGCAAGTGCCTTTGCCGAATTCACCCATTTCCCTTGTTGTGTCGTAAAAGCATCGGCTAATCGCTTTACTTCCTGCTTATCTTTTTCCCACGCTGTAACATTTGGATAAATATCTGATAGATTCCATGTAAAAATAGTTGGAATTTCTTTGCGATTTTGATATGATGTTCGTTGTGTCTCTTTGTTACCCACTTGTGGATAGGCAAAGGAAACAGACACGAAACTGCTGTGGATAAAAAAAGTGCATGCAACAAATGCGCATACCAGGTTCTTTCCTTTGAGAGAAATCATAGCAACTTGCTCCTTTCTAATAAGTAACACTTCCACATTTATTCCTATATATATTAGATTAGTTATTTTTTATGTAGGAAATCTCATTGGATAGTGTTCATCTCTTTTATTGTGATAAATTGTCACAAAATTATTCAATTCTATCCCGGATAAACCTGTGGATATCTCTGTGGATAGTTTTTTTAAAAAAAGTTATACACAAGTGAAAGCCTTGCTATACATGGGTTTTCACTTTTTGGGTTATCCACATTTTTTTATTTATTTTTGTGGAAAGGTTTTTTCTATACAAAAAAGATGCCCCCATACCCGAGGCATCCTTTTTGTATCCAGCATATTGTTTATAGCTATTCTTCTGAGGACTCTTTTGGCGCTGCTGGCACCAATACTTTTTTCATTTTCTTTTCAAATTCCAGTCGCGGAATCATCACACTGTGATCACATCCCGTACATTTAATTCGAATATCCATCCCCATACGAATAATCTTCCATGCATTCGTGCCGCATGGATGCTGTTTTTTCATCTGGACGATATCACCCAGATCAAAATGCTTTCTTTCCATGAATTCACCCACCTGGATTTATCACTTTATTATCTCTACCCATCATAACAGTTTTAGGGTATGGGATTTCAATACCTCTATGAACAAATTCTTGTTTAATTCGTGCTCTCATCTTACGCATAATTCCAAAATGAGTATTAGGCTTACACTCTGCTGTCACACGAATAATGACCTCTGACGGTCCCAACGCTTGAACACCCAATACCTGCGGTTGATTTACAATATCCTCTTCTTCTTTCCCCATTTTATCTATAATTTCCTTTAATATCGCTTCTACATGTGTTAAATCTTCCTCATAAGCGACAGAAACATCAACAAAAGCAACTGAATTCTGAATCGAGAAATTAGTCACTTGATTAATCGTACCATTCGGAAAGATATGTACTTCTCCCGTCCAGCTTTTAATTTTTGTGATACGTAAACCAATAACCATAACCGTTCCTGTTATTCCATTGATCGTTACCATATCTCCTACAGCAAATTGATCTTCAAAAATAATGAAAAACCCTGTTATTACATCTTTTACTAAGCTCTGAGCTCCAAATCCGACAGCAAGACTTAGTACACCCGCACTAACCAATACCGGTTGCAAATCTAATCCTACCTGTCTTAGTACAACCAATAGCGTAATGAAATAGATTGTGTATCTAGCAACATTTTTAACCAGTATTCGCATCGTATCTACTCGACGTCTATCAAATTGAATCATACTTTTTTCGCGATTAATAAAAATGCGATCAACTGATTTCCCAATAATGGTTACTAAAACCCGCGCCAAAACAATAATGAGAATAATCCCCAGCAAAGCAAAGCCTTTATCCACCCAGAAATCGGGGTTTGATATTACTCCATATACCTGATTCCACATCTTTTGAAATGCAGTTAAGTTAGCAGTCAAGTCTTGTTGTATTTCCTCCAAGTCTCTCAGCCCCTTTCTTTTTTACATACCTATCTCTACATAAGTTCCATTTTCATAGCGGAAAAATCCACGTATGACTACGTGCTGTGAAGTGATGATAGCCAGAGCCCGTTCAAATGACTCTCGTGGAAATTCAATAGATAGGGCACATCCAGCCGTAATTTCCTTAGGCGTCGGTCGGGTATCAATTTCAATATCCTCATATTCTAATAACATTTCTGCCCGTAACGCTTGCTGTGTTGAATCAAAAGCGATCAAGACGGTATCTTTCATCTTTGTGCTCTCTCCTTTTCCTCCACCCTCTATCACACTTACTCACCGGCTTATTAGTAAAGCATTATCTATTTTACCCGGAGATGACACTCTCATCTACTTTCTCTTGCAGTTTTTAATCAATTTCTAATCTCAAGTCTCTCCCCTAGGTATAAAACACCCTGAATCTCCATATACTAGGAATACTTTTATTTTCGTGGGGGTATCTATGAAACGATTTGAAGAGAATCCGGATGTTTCTTATCCTCCTTTTAGAGTTGACCACACGCATGAGTCAGCTACAAGAAAATTGTCTGAGCATCTCTATGAACGTTTCCTTCAAAAATCAACACATCAGGATCTAGTAATCCTTTGCATCGGAACAGATCGCTCTACAGGCGATGCCTTAGGTCCCTTGGTTGGCTCCCGATTACAAACATATTTTCTTGACGATATTCACGTGTACGGGACACTTGAATCACCTGTTCATGCCGTTAATCTTGCAGATCAGATCACGCTGATAACAGAAAAGCATCCTAATGCTCTCATCGTAGCTATTGATGCTTGTCTAGGGCAATATCAACATGTAGGATGTATTAACGTCGTTGATGGTCCAGTGAAACCGGGAGCTGGAGTAAAAAAAGAATTACCCGCAGTTGGACACTTCCATATCACTGGAATTGTGAATGTAGGTGGTTTTATGGAGTATTTCGTCTTACAAAACACTCGACTACATATTGTAGTCAGCATGGCAGATATTATTGCCTCAGCTATTAACAAAGCAACAACTCAATTGTTTTCCCTTCAGCTCGATTATACATGGCAGGATATACCGTATATACGAGACGGTAGTTGATAGTAAAAAAGGCAACCTCACTCACTAGTCAGGTTGCCTTTTCATCTTCATCCTCTTTTATCCGACATA
This is a stretch of genomic DNA from Brevibacillus laterosporus DSM 25. It encodes these proteins:
- the pepF gene encoding oligoendopeptidase F, which gives rise to MISLKGKNLVCAFVACTFFIHSSFVSVSFAYPQVGNKETQRTSYQNRKEIPTIFTWNLSDIYPNVTAWEKDKQEVKRLADAFTTQQGKWVNSAKALAQGMEAYSQLMRLLDKVNVYATLNFDIQTANPSAQAIVNQAEKIRVYVKERTAWVGPELVSIPDEKMKQFLQAQELIPYKPFIQETIRVKQHMLPREQEQMLASFSSLGETPENIYKMISKDIPLPLIKGETGKMVPLTRTNYATYLESKDQQVRKAAYQAMYRTLENYQDTLAQTIAGQIKANNLYASSRKYKNAMEASLTPNQVPVEVYDQLISTVNKNLPLLERYLKLRKEILSLPELHMYDLYVPLIDQKTEYIPYEQAKEMVVNGLTPLGEEYVSVIKRAFDNRWIDVYSTPDKRTGAYQWGAYDTHPYVLLNYQGLKGDVSTIAHELGHAMQSYYTNKAQPYITSGYPIFTAEVASTMNENLLFTSQYKKAKTNQEKMALLVQNLENFRTTLFRQTQFAEFEKAMYEADQRGEALQADTLKKMYLDINKKYYGKQVVMDQEIAMEWARVPHFFYNFYVYQYATSFAASVALAKQVEEGGKPEAERYIKTLLSLGSSKPPLSVLKEAGVDMTTAKPIEDAMKVYKERLDELERLLKESEKKT
- a CDS encoding DUF951 domain-containing protein; the encoded protein is MERKHFDLGDIVQMKKQHPCGTNAWKIIRMGMDIRIKCTGCDHSVMIPRLEFEKKMKKVLVPAAPKESSEE
- a CDS encoding mechanosensitive ion channel family protein, producing MEEIQQDLTANLTAFQKMWNQVYGVISNPDFWVDKGFALLGIILIIVLARVLVTIIGKSVDRIFINREKSMIQFDRRRVDTMRILVKNVARYTIYFITLLVVLRQVGLDLQPVLVSAGVLSLAVGFGAQSLVKDVITGFFIIFEDQFAVGDMVTINGITGTVMVIGLRITKIKSWTGEVHIFPNGTINQVTNFSIQNSVAFVDVSVAYEEDLTHVEAILKEIIDKMGKEEEDIVNQPQVLGVQALGPSEVIIRVTAECKPNTHFGIMRKMRARIKQEFVHRGIEIPYPKTVMMGRDNKVINPGG
- a CDS encoding DUF3343 domain-containing protein encodes the protein MKDTVLIAFDSTQQALRAEMLLEYEDIEIDTRPTPKEITAGCALSIEFPRESFERALAIITSQHVVIRGFFRYENGTYVEIGM
- the yyaC gene encoding spore protease YyaC; translated protein: MKRFEENPDVSYPPFRVDHTHESATRKLSEHLYERFLQKSTHQDLVILCIGTDRSTGDALGPLVGSRLQTYFLDDIHVYGTLESPVHAVNLADQITLITEKHPNALIVAIDACLGQYQHVGCINVVDGPVKPGAGVKKELPAVGHFHITGIVNVGGFMEYFVLQNTRLHIVVSMADIIASAINKATTQLFSLQLDYTWQDIPYIRDGS